One window from the genome of Ovis canadensis isolate MfBH-ARS-UI-01 breed Bighorn chromosome 21, ARS-UI_OviCan_v2, whole genome shotgun sequence encodes:
- the LOC138426755 gene encoding olfactory receptor 10D1B-like, which produces MRSASAVTEFILLGIPHTEDLETMLFVLFLSFYIFTLMGNLLILLAIVSSTRLHTPMYFFLCKLSVCDMFFPSVSSPKMLFYLAGNSRAISYSGCVSQLFFYHFLGCTECFLYTVMAYDRFVAICYPLRYTIIMSHRACAILAMGTSFFGCIQATFLTTLTFQLPYCGPSEVDYYFCDIPVMLKLACADTSALEMVGLISVGLMPLSCFLLILTSYSCIVYSILQIRSTEGQRRAFSTCSAHLTAILLSFMPVVLIYLQPTPNPWLNATVQVLNNLVTPMLNPLIYSLRNKEVKYSLRKVLEEMALIHEK; this is translated from the coding sequence ATGAGGAGCGCCTCGGCGGTGACTGAGTTTATTCTGCTGGGCATCCCGCACACAGAGGACCTGGAGACCATGCTCTTTGTCCTGTTTCTGTCCTTCTACATCTTCACCCTAATGGGGAACCTGCTCATCCTACTGGCAATTGTCTCCTCCACTCGGCTGCACactcccatgtacttcttcctgtgTAAACTGTCTGTGTGTGACATGTTTTTTCCCTCTGTGAGTTCCCCCAAGATGCTCTTCTACCTTGCAGGGAACAGCAGAGCCATCTCCTACTCAGGCTGCGTGTCCCAGCTCTTTTTCTACCACTTCCTGGGTTGTACCGAGTGTTTCCTGTACACGGtaatggcctatgaccgctttgTTGCCATATGTTACCCTCTGCGCTACACAATCATCATGAGCCACAGAGCGTGTGCCATCCTGGCCATGGGCACCTCGTTTTTTGGCTGTATTCAGGCCACCTTTCTAACTACACTCACCTTCCAGTTGCCCTACTGTGGCCCCAGTGAGGTGGACTATTACTTCTGCGATATCccagtgatgctaaagctggctTGTGCAGACACCTCGGCCCTAGAGATGGTGGGATTAATCAGTGTGGGTCTCATGCCCCTCAGCTGCTTCCTTCTCATCCTCACCTCCTACAGCTGCATCGTTTACTCCATTCTTCAAATTCGATCGACCGAAGGCCAACGGCGTGCCTTCTCCACCTGCAGCGCCCACCTCACTGCCATCCTCCTCTCCTTTATGCCAGTGGTTCTCATCTACCTGCAGCCCACCCCAAACCCCTGGCTTAATGCAACTGTTCAGGTCCTGAATAACCTTGTCACCCCCATGCTTAACCCCTTGATCTACAGCTTGAGAAATAAGGAAGTGAAATATTCTCTGAGGAAGGTGTTAGAGGAGATGGCCCTCATTCATGAGAAGTGA